The DNA segment CAAGCGCATTCCCAATTCCTTCAACTTTGCCTTACACAATCAGAGACTTTTGTCAAGATAATTATCTCTCATCGCACAAACTTAGCTGAATTGGAACGCGCGGCTTTACTTGTGGCAGATGTCAGTCCTGAAATCCCTGTATTTTTGCAGCCTGTCACGCCTTTGGCCGAATCTGAGCAATTCAGCCCAACACCCGCACTTGCTCCTGCTCCAGCAGATGTTTTGACGTGGCAAGCTTCGATGAAACGGTTTTTAAAATACGTTCGCGTCGTGCCGCAGACTCATAAAATGTTAAATCAGTTATGAGCAGTAAACCAACAAATTTCTGTAAATTTCTCTGATGAAATTAAAAACTTTGTAAGGGCAAGGCCATATAGTGTTTTTTCGTTGTCTACAATACACTCTGCAAGGGGTGAGCAGCTAGATTAGCTTATCTTGTAGCCTTTTACCTTTGTGCCTCTGCGGTTAAATAAATTTCCAACCACAGAGGCACACAAATCGAAATATTTAGGCGGTTATTATCCACTTCATGTATTTTTTCTTAGTCTTCATCAGTGGTTTTAGATTTAGCTTTTGCCTTGTTAGCACTGCGTTTGAGTGCCGATAGTCTGGCTTCATAGCGAGAACGTTGGCGTTTACTGGGAGTAGTGTCAATGAGAGTTTTTAAAGCGCTACCAAGACTTTTGTAGGCATTAGGGAGACTATAACCGAAGCGAGTTGCCAGGGCGATCGCTTTTTCATCCGCATCCAGCACTTCTCTAATTTGTTTTTCCCCGTTATTCTTTTGGTACAGTCGCCAGCCAGAAACACCGCACAGCGCCAAAGCCAACACTAACAATAATCCATCCTGTACCCATAACTCACCTACAGCACCGCCCAAACCAATAGCTAATGCTGCCATTTCCCAACCATCTTTGGGAATTGTGTCATTTTGAATACGGGCGACTTCATGCCAAAATAGCAGATTACGCTGATCCATTGCCAGAGCATCCCATTTAACCAAGTCAATTTGAATTTCTACCTGGTCTTTACCAATTTCTTCGCTACGGATCAGGGGTGGATTGACCTCAGTTGTACCTTCAACCGTGACCCAGCTCTGCAATTCTGGCGGTAGTAGGCCTTTCAACCGCCGTAGTTCACTCATTTCCGCTTTAGCAGAGGAGGTTGCATAGGATGTCATAAAATCCAGCCCTAGAAAATTTCAGTATATTGTGAGGGTATCACTTTGGAGTATAGCTGACTTGGAAGAGTATTGAGTGCTGAGTTCTGGGTAAAAAATTTGAACATCTGGCTTCTATCCTCAGTGCTACTTTCCATTCATCGTGGTGTATGCAGTTAATGATAACTATTTAAGTGATGATGCGTCTCACTCTGTAGGAAAACTACCCCGCTTCTTTCGGGCTTCCATTGCTTTTTCTAGTATTTCTAATAATCCAGGAGCTTCTTCCTGAATACTCAATAATAATCTTTCACCAAGTTCTATATTCCCAGGATCATGACCTGTTTTCATCACTTCTATCAATCGGGGTATAGCTATATTGTCCACAATCTGAATTAATCCGCTCAGACACCGATGAAATTGCCTTTCGGTCAGAATCGAGTCTTCCAAGGGAAACTCAATAATTGCTCTAATTTCACCGTCTGATGGGTCATATTCCCATTGCAGCATTTTCGTTTCCCAAGAAATTGCTAGCATCGTCTGTAAGATAGCTCCCTTATAAGGGTGGTCTTGTACTCCAGCCAGAACTTGGGGCGCAAATACTCGAAAAAATTTTCCTTCTTCGTCTAGTTGGACAACTATTAAAAAATCTTCTAGGTTGTCAGCGTCCACACCTGTGATAATGCGGTCTTCTTCTTCCTCAAGACGGTAGTCCCAACCTAGTTTGTCTAAGTAATTAGCAATTTGTTTGAGGTTAGCTCCCATAAAACCCTCTCGAAAAAATGGTGGAGCATTTGTCACCAGCACTAGTGTAACCTTTTAGGGGCATCTGGATTAATTGACATAATTGCTTCTCTAGTTTTCGTAAGGGTACAGAAAGCCTTAGTAAACTAAATAAGTCTGTTGGTGGATATATCCAGATTTCTCATATTGCAGAAATTTGGCGAGACTTCAGGTACTCAACTTGTAAAATGAGTAGTTTATCTTGTTTCTCGATTAATTTAAAATACTATTTTTTGTTTGATATTCATCAGGTATTGAATACAAATATCTAAAAATAAAATTTAATATATGTCCAAGAAATGACAAGCCCGCATATTATTTTTGTCTTATTACCCATTACTAGTTTCTATGAGCAGTTTCATAAATTAAATAGGATGGTGAGAAGTACCCAAAAGGTTCTATATTACAAACATCAATTTGTTGCCACGACTTTATGGTATTCAGCAACACTTTTCGAGGGTCATTAACTGAGATGTTTATGAATAAATTAGCTGTTATCCTGGGCGCATCATTAATTTTTACTACTACTGCTTGTGGAGGAGATTCAGCGCCAACAACCGATACATCTACTAATTCAGGAAGTACATTAGTAGCAAATCGCTGGAATACGATCAAAAACCGTGGTCAGTTAATTTGCGGTGTCAGTGGCGAAGTTCCAGGATTCAGTTTTGTGGGAACTGACGGCGAGTATAGCGGTATTGATGTAGATGTTTGTCGGGCGATCGCCGCAGCTTTGTTTGACAACCCAGATGCAGTAGAATTTCGTAACCTCAGCGCGAAAGAACGATTTACGGCGCTACAAACTGGGGAAGTAGATATTCTCAGCCGTAACACTACTTGGACACTCAGCCGCGCTACCTCAGTGGGTCTAGAATTTGCACCTGTAGTCTTTTACGACGGTCAAGCAATCATGGTTCGCAAAAATAGCGCCATCAAGTCTCTAGCAGACCTGAAAGACAAAGCCATATGTGTGCAAACAGGTACTACAACTGAGCAGAACTTAGCAGACCAAATGCGGAAGCGCAACATCACCTATAAGCCAGTTGTGTTTGAAGACGTTAACGTTACCTTTGCTACCTACGCTGAAGGACGTTGCGATGCAATTACCGCCGACCGTTCAGCCTTGGTATCCAGACGCACAACCCTACCCACACCTGAGGATAATGTGGTTTTGGATGAAGTTATTTCTTCAGAACCACTTGCACCAGCCGTTGCTAGAGGAGATGCTAAATGGAGTAACACTGTAAATTGGGTAGTTTATGCCTTAATTAAAGGTGAAGAATTAGGAATTAATGCTCAAAATTTAGGTCAATTTACAACTAGTAACGACCCAGATGTGAAACGCTTTTTAGGCACCGAAGGTGATTTAGGTCAAGGACTTGGTTTAACTAACGACTTCGCCGCCAGAATCATCAAACACGTCGGGAACTATGCCGAAGTTTACGATCGCAACCTCGGCCCCAAGACAAAGCTTAATTTAGCACGCGGTCAAAACCAACTGTGGTCAAAAGGCGGGTTATTATACTCTCCACCATTCCGGTAAAAGAGTAAGGAAAAATGACTATTGACTATCTATATACAGAAATTGC comes from the Nostoc sp. PCC 7120 = FACHB-418 genome and includes:
- a CDS encoding amino acid ABC transporter substrate-binding protein, whose product is MNKLAVILGASLIFTTTACGGDSAPTTDTSTNSGSTLVANRWNTIKNRGQLICGVSGEVPGFSFVGTDGEYSGIDVDVCRAIAAALFDNPDAVEFRNLSAKERFTALQTGEVDILSRNTTWTLSRATSVGLEFAPVVFYDGQAIMVRKNSAIKSLADLKDKAICVQTGTTTEQNLADQMRKRNITYKPVVFEDVNVTFATYAEGRCDAITADRSALVSRRTTLPTPEDNVVLDEVISSEPLAPAVARGDAKWSNTVNWVVYALIKGEELGINAQNLGQFTTSNDPDVKRFLGTEGDLGQGLGLTNDFAARIIKHVGNYAEVYDRNLGPKTKLNLARGQNQLWSKGGLLYSPPFR
- a CDS encoding DUF3318 domain-containing protein gives rise to the protein MTSYATSSAKAEMSELRRLKGLLPPELQSWVTVEGTTEVNPPLIRSEEIGKDQVEIQIDLVKWDALAMDQRNLLFWHEVARIQNDTIPKDGWEMAALAIGLGGAVGELWVQDGLLLVLALALCGVSGWRLYQKNNGEKQIREVLDADEKAIALATRFGYSLPNAYKSLGSALKTLIDTTPSKRQRSRYEARLSALKRSANKAKAKSKTTDED